A section of the Oncorhynchus tshawytscha isolate Ot180627B linkage group LG09, Otsh_v2.0, whole genome shotgun sequence genome encodes:
- the LOC112258927 gene encoding chromobox protein homolog 2 isoform X2, which translates to MEELSAVGEQVFDAECILNKRLRKGKLEFLVKWRGWSSNEQEKEILICKRGKRPRGRPRKVVETVPEVSKSSSSSSSSSSSGSSSSSSSSSSSSDDDDDDNNDRKAKPGPRTRELHPVPQKKAQIVVAKPEPPRKKRGRKALPAEMKAIQQNKGQRKIIKTVAKDSPADLRGGIKKPFHPASFTFMGLNSRGPLSVQGRCSLAQGGTTKNSMNTAGSGRSNTSASLSFNQRSNQSKSQASDFKLSVSDVDSGGGLDLKTTASKSGVAVLNLHNSKLSTSNPQGAFQPQLGSHNGQKKPDAPGQTPLQQVPNNKPASPFSTPKGPANQAASLQALNLQSVNKSTQGNGTPGNGTAPVSNLRSTANPARKNTVGQYGQEQNPVQSPATPGGQQPRKNHPGVDKVKAEETSEVGFTAERPERLTTTRAQGRVEKSIVQNTSTEARDILGKRERSASKDSGKQAKVLLSEMSTGEESTSDSDQDSPYPSNSQDLSISVQTGQDWKPTHSLIEHVFVTDVTANLVTVTVKESPTSVGFFNIHNY; encoded by the exons ATGGAGGAATTGAGCGCCGTAGGAGAACAGGTTTTCGACGCTGAATGCATCCTGAACAAACGACTAAGAAAG GGGAAGTTAGAGTTTCTTGTAAAGTGGAGGGGATGGTCATCCAA TGAACAAGAAAAGGAAATTTTGATCTGCAAGAGAGGGAAAAGGCCGAGGGGGAGACCTCGAAAAGTTGTG GAAACTGTGCCTGAAGTGTCAAAGTCAAGCAGTTCTTCATCATCGTCATCTTCGTCTGGCTCATCCTCGtcatcttcttcctcttcctcctcatcggATGACGACGACGATGATAACAATGATAGAAAGGCAAAGCCGGGTCCCAGAACACGGGAGCTCCACCCTGTCCCTCAGAAGAAAGCACAGATTGTTGTGGCTAAGCCGGAGCCCCCGAGGAAGAAGCGAGGCAGGAAAGCACTGCCTGCAGAAATGAAGGCCATTCAACAGAACAAGGGCCAGCGCAAGATTATAAAGACAGTTGCCAAAGACTCCCCTGCAGACCTCCGAGGTGGAATCAAGAAACCCTTTCACCCAGCCAGCTTCACCTTCATGGGGTTGAACAGCAGAGGCCCTCTGAGTGTCCAGGGCAGATGTTCCCTGGCCCAGGGTGGGACTACTAAAAACTCCATGAACACTGCAGGCTCTGGCCGGTCAAATACctcagcttctctctctttcaaccaGAGATCTAACCAGAGCAAGAGTCAAGCTTCTGACTTCAAACTGTCAGTCTCTGATGTGGACAGTGGAGGAGGTTTGGACTTAAAAACGACTGCAAGCAAATCTGGAGTAGCCGTGTTGAATTTGCATAACTCCAAACTCTCAACCAGCAATCCACAAGGAGCTTTTCAGCCACAGCTGGGTTCCCACAACGGGCAGAAGAAACCAGATGCCCCTGGGCAAACACCACTGCAGCAGGTACCCAATAACAAACCTGCTTCCCCCTTCTCCACTCCTAAAGGCCCTGCCAACCAAGCTGCAAGCCTTCAGGCACTAAACCTGCAGAGTGTGAACAAATCAACACAGGGCAATGGTACTCCAGGCAATGGCACCGCGCCAGTGTCCAACCTGCGAAGCACTGCCAACCCAGCACGGAAAAACACAGTTGGTCAGTATGGTCAAGAGCAAAATCCTGTACAAAGTCCTGCCACGCCTGGTGGACAACAACCCAGAAAGAACCATCCTGGAGTTGATAAGGTCAAAGCTGAGGAGACCAGTGAAGTGGGTTTCACGGCAGAGAGGCCTGAGAGGCTGACTACAACAAGGGCGCAAGGGAGGGTTGAGAAGAGCATTGTCCAGAACACCTCCACAGAGGCCAGAGACATCCTGGGCAAGCGGGAGAGATCTGCCTCCAAAGACAGTGGCAAGCAGGCCAAGGTCCTCCTGAGTGAGATGAGCACCGGTGAGGAGAGCACCTCAGACTCTGACCAGGATTCCCCCTACCCAAGTAACAGTCAGGACTTGTCCATCTCAGTCCAGACCGGCCAGGACTGGAAGCCCACTCACAGCCTGATCGAGCATGTGTTTGTTACTGACGTCACTGCCAACCTTGTCACTGTCACAGTCAAGGAGTCCCCAACCAGTGTGGGCTTCTTCAACATACATAATTATTGA
- the LOC112258927 gene encoding chromobox protein homolog 2 isoform X1, with amino-acid sequence MEELSAVGEQVFDAECILNKRLRKGKLEFLVKWRGWSSKHNSWEPQANILDPRLLAAFNKSEQEKEILICKRGKRPRGRPRKVVETVPEVSKSSSSSSSSSSSGSSSSSSSSSSSSDDDDDDNNDRKAKPGPRTRELHPVPQKKAQIVVAKPEPPRKKRGRKALPAEMKAIQQNKGQRKIIKTVAKDSPADLRGGIKKPFHPASFTFMGLNSRGPLSVQGRCSLAQGGTTKNSMNTAGSGRSNTSASLSFNQRSNQSKSQASDFKLSVSDVDSGGGLDLKTTASKSGVAVLNLHNSKLSTSNPQGAFQPQLGSHNGQKKPDAPGQTPLQQVPNNKPASPFSTPKGPANQAASLQALNLQSVNKSTQGNGTPGNGTAPVSNLRSTANPARKNTVGQYGQEQNPVQSPATPGGQQPRKNHPGVDKVKAEETSEVGFTAERPERLTTTRAQGRVEKSIVQNTSTEARDILGKRERSASKDSGKQAKVLLSEMSTGEESTSDSDQDSPYPSNSQDLSISVQTGQDWKPTHSLIEHVFVTDVTANLVTVTVKESPTSVGFFNIHNY; translated from the exons ATGGAGGAATTGAGCGCCGTAGGAGAACAGGTTTTCGACGCTGAATGCATCCTGAACAAACGACTAAGAAAG GGGAAGTTAGAGTTTCTTGTAAAGTGGAGGGGATGGTCATCCAA GCACAATAGCTGGGAGCCCCAAGCAAACATCCTTGACCCAAGATTATTGGCTGCATTTAACAAGAG TGAACAAGAAAAGGAAATTTTGATCTGCAAGAGAGGGAAAAGGCCGAGGGGGAGACCTCGAAAAGTTGTG GAAACTGTGCCTGAAGTGTCAAAGTCAAGCAGTTCTTCATCATCGTCATCTTCGTCTGGCTCATCCTCGtcatcttcttcctcttcctcctcatcggATGACGACGACGATGATAACAATGATAGAAAGGCAAAGCCGGGTCCCAGAACACGGGAGCTCCACCCTGTCCCTCAGAAGAAAGCACAGATTGTTGTGGCTAAGCCGGAGCCCCCGAGGAAGAAGCGAGGCAGGAAAGCACTGCCTGCAGAAATGAAGGCCATTCAACAGAACAAGGGCCAGCGCAAGATTATAAAGACAGTTGCCAAAGACTCCCCTGCAGACCTCCGAGGTGGAATCAAGAAACCCTTTCACCCAGCCAGCTTCACCTTCATGGGGTTGAACAGCAGAGGCCCTCTGAGTGTCCAGGGCAGATGTTCCCTGGCCCAGGGTGGGACTACTAAAAACTCCATGAACACTGCAGGCTCTGGCCGGTCAAATACctcagcttctctctctttcaaccaGAGATCTAACCAGAGCAAGAGTCAAGCTTCTGACTTCAAACTGTCAGTCTCTGATGTGGACAGTGGAGGAGGTTTGGACTTAAAAACGACTGCAAGCAAATCTGGAGTAGCCGTGTTGAATTTGCATAACTCCAAACTCTCAACCAGCAATCCACAAGGAGCTTTTCAGCCACAGCTGGGTTCCCACAACGGGCAGAAGAAACCAGATGCCCCTGGGCAAACACCACTGCAGCAGGTACCCAATAACAAACCTGCTTCCCCCTTCTCCACTCCTAAAGGCCCTGCCAACCAAGCTGCAAGCCTTCAGGCACTAAACCTGCAGAGTGTGAACAAATCAACACAGGGCAATGGTACTCCAGGCAATGGCACCGCGCCAGTGTCCAACCTGCGAAGCACTGCCAACCCAGCACGGAAAAACACAGTTGGTCAGTATGGTCAAGAGCAAAATCCTGTACAAAGTCCTGCCACGCCTGGTGGACAACAACCCAGAAAGAACCATCCTGGAGTTGATAAGGTCAAAGCTGAGGAGACCAGTGAAGTGGGTTTCACGGCAGAGAGGCCTGAGAGGCTGACTACAACAAGGGCGCAAGGGAGGGTTGAGAAGAGCATTGTCCAGAACACCTCCACAGAGGCCAGAGACATCCTGGGCAAGCGGGAGAGATCTGCCTCCAAAGACAGTGGCAAGCAGGCCAAGGTCCTCCTGAGTGAGATGAGCACCGGTGAGGAGAGCACCTCAGACTCTGACCAGGATTCCCCCTACCCAAGTAACAGTCAGGACTTGTCCATCTCAGTCCAGACCGGCCAGGACTGGAAGCCCACTCACAGCCTGATCGAGCATGTGTTTGTTACTGACGTCACTGCCAACCTTGTCACTGTCACAGTCAAGGAGTCCCCAACCAGTGTGGGCTTCTTCAACATACATAATTATTGA